The DNA sequence GCGCGCCAACTCTTGCATTGCGCGCCTTCATCCTGTGAAACCTGCATACTCGCGGCATCAATGACCGAAAACTATTTATATTCACTAAGTACATAATACACTAAGTGAATACTATGAGATTCATAAACCGCCATGTTGAGCTTAAAGAGCTTGAGGATTGCTATGCCTTTTCAAAGAAAAGGCTTTTTTCCGTAGTAATCTATGGAATGAGGCGAGTAGGCAAGACAGAACTCATTAAGGAGTTCTCGAAGGATAAGGAATCTATATACTTTTTCGTCTATGACAACAAAACGTCAAAGGCGCTTCTAAGCGAATACGAAGAGGAGCTAAAGAGAAGAAAGATCATCGAGCCTCTTGTCAGGATTGAGACCTGGGAGAATTTCGCCGATGTTTTATTTGAGAAATGCAAAAACATGATTGTAGTTTTTGACGAGTTCCAGAACTTCAGGGAAATATATCCCGCCATTTTCTCAGTATTCCAAAGAAAATTTGACGAGAATAAAGACGTTCCAATGCTCATGATATTTTCCGGCTCCATTATCGAAATGATTAAGAGGACGTTTGAGGATATGAAAGCTCCGCTTTATGGCCGGATAAAGACTAAGATAAAGCTCGCGCCATTGTCATACAAAGACACAAAGGCCATGCTTGGCATTCTTGATTATAAAGAAGAATCTGATGTTGTGGAGTTCTATTCTATATTTGGCGGCGTACCGAAATACTATGTTGCAATAGAGGATTTTGAGCTTAATGGAAAGCCGCTGATGGATGTTTTGACGTATCTATTTTTGAGAGAAAATGCGCCGTTTGGCTCTGAAGTGCTTGATGTTCTGAGGCAGGAATTCGGCAAAAAGAAGGGCACATACTATACGATATTAGAAGCCATAGCCACAGGGCATACAAAGCTGAATGAAATCGCAACTTATGCAGGGCGCAATATGACTTCAATCACAAGATACCTGAATGATCTGACCGAGAAATATGAGATGGTGGGGCGCATTGTTCCTGTGACCGAAGACCCGGAAAAAACCAGAAAAGGCACGTATGTAATTAGAAATCCGGTGATGGCCTTCTGGTTCAGGTATATTCACAGAAACATCAGCCTTTTTGAAGGGAAAAACTTCTCAGAGCTTGTTGGCATAATTAAGAAGGATTTAGTGCGCTATGAAGGCAGGCAGTTTGAGCTTGTGGGGCGCGAATTCTTCACAGAGCTTAACGCTAAAGGCACGATGCCGTTCAGGTTCTCAAAAATCGGGACATGGTGGGGCCCGTATCGCGATAATGAAGAGCGGAAGATTGCGGAGATAGATATTGTTGCCCTGAACGAACAGACAAAAGAGATTTTATTCTGCGAATGCAAATGGCAGGATAATGTTGATGCTAAAAAGATTTTGGCCGAATTGAAGGAAAAAACTAAATTCGTGCAATGGAACAATGAGAAAAGAAAGGAGCATTACGCGATTTTCGCAAAGTCGTTTAAGGAGAAAATCAAAGAGCAGAACGTAATGCTTTTTGACCTGAAGGATTTGGGGAAGGCGTGATTTTTGAAGAGCACGTGCATCATCTCTTTCTTTGCGCGAAATTCCTCGCGTCTCCATCAAAAATATAAATCTCAATATTCAACCGTTTCTATGAAACATATGCGCGCCTTCCTCTCAACATGCAAAAATGCCGGAGTGCCCGAACTGGAAAAGACGCGCGATGAGCTCGACATTCTTGGAAAGCAAATTATCGGGGCTTTGGCAAAAAGAAAACAATACGGATTTAATTCGGCAAAATACTCTGAAAAAAGCAAATATATTGAGGCAAATCTGCGCGCAGAATTGTATCTTCCGATTCTTGAAATCCTGTGCGAAAATATGAAGATCGGCAAAAAAGCAACATCA is a window from the Nanoarchaeota archaeon genome containing:
- a CDS encoding ATP-binding protein, yielding MRFINRHVELKELEDCYAFSKKRLFSVVIYGMRRVGKTELIKEFSKDKESIYFFVYDNKTSKALLSEYEEELKRRKIIEPLVRIETWENFADVLFEKCKNMIVVFDEFQNFREIYPAIFSVFQRKFDENKDVPMLMIFSGSIIEMIKRTFEDMKAPLYGRIKTKIKLAPLSYKDTKAMLGILDYKEESDVVEFYSIFGGVPKYYVAIEDFELNGKPLMDVLTYLFLRENAPFGSEVLDVLRQEFGKKKGTYYTILEAIATGHTKLNEIATYAGRNMTSITRYLNDLTEKYEMVGRIVPVTEDPEKTRKGTYVIRNPVMAFWFRYIHRNISLFEGKNFSELVGIIKKDLVRYEGRQFELVGREFFTELNAKGTMPFRFSKIGTWWGPYRDNEERKIAEIDIVALNEQTKEILFCECKWQDNVDAKKILAELKEKTKFVQWNNEKRKEHYAIFAKSFKEKIKEQNVMLFDLKDLGKA
- a CDS encoding chorismate mutase, with translation MKHMRAFLSTCKNAGVPELEKTRDELDILGKQIIGALAKRKQYGFNSAKYSEKSKYIEANLRAELYLPILEILCENMKIGKKATSIDATILGLLQKRMSLGLKAARLKIKSNMPLCDLKREEEIYNNAEKDAKRCGIPPETARKIFKIIVKKTREVQEKLL